A genomic window from Diospyros lotus cultivar Yz01 chromosome 2, ASM1463336v1, whole genome shotgun sequence includes:
- the LOC127793842 gene encoding 60S ribosomal protein L28-2-like has protein sequence MATLPGPLIWEMVKKNNSFLVKEFGNGTASVQFSKEPNNLYNLNSYKHSGLANKKTVTIQPGGKDQSVLFATAKTKKQGKPATLLHKSIMKKEFRRMAKAVKNQVADNYYRPDLKNAALARLSAVHRSLKVAKSGVKKKNRQAGC, from the exons ATGGCGACGTTACCTGGGCCGCTGATATGGGAGATGGTGAAGAAGAACAACTCGTTTCTGGTGAAGGAGTTCGGTAACGGAACCGCCAGCGTGCAGTTCAGCAAAGAGCCCAACAATCTTTACAATCTCAATTCCTACAAGCATTCTG GGTTGGCTAACAAGAAAACTGTGACTATTCAACCTGGAGGCAAAGATCAATCTGTTTTGTTTGCAACAGCAAAGACTAAGAAGCAGGGAAAACCTGCTACCTTGCTTCACAAGTCCATCATGAAGAAGGAGTTCCGCCGCATGGCAAAGGCAGTCAAGAATCAG GTGGCTGACAACTATTACAGGCCTGATTTGAAGAATGCAGCACTTGCAAGGTTGAGTGCTGTGCATAGGAGCCTTAAGGTTGCCAAATCAGGcgtcaagaagaagaacaggcAGGCAGGCTGCTAA
- the LOC127794874 gene encoding uncharacterized protein LOC127794874 — translation MQNPSLAAQPMGEDSIGNSAKEAGAPAKRQRFDRCCSFMEISMEPGMKSLASLDSKKFKSEIKKWAKAVVTYARQVSGQFGSIRDSGDRVGSSRR, via the coding sequence ATGCAGAATCCAAGTTTGGCTGCTCAGCCGATGGGAGAAGACTCCATCGGCAACTCCGCTAAAGAAGCCGGAGCTCCGGCAAAGCGCCAGCGTTTCGACCGCTGCTGCTCCTTCATGGAGATCTCCATGGAACCAGGAATGAAATCCCTGGCAAGCCTGGATTCCAAGAAGTTCAAATCGGAGATCAAGAAATGGGCTAAGGCTGTTGTTACCTACGCCCGTCAGGTCAGCGGCCAGTTTGGAAGCATCCGTGATTCCGGCGACCGGGTTGGAAGCTCTCGTAGATGA